Proteins encoded together in one Congzhengia minquanensis window:
- the hisD gene encoding histidinol dehydrogenase, translating into MIQILNYDKIRCDKITRDEIFAQAEEQTNVADVVSEIIKTVREEGDSALFAYCEKFDKAVLDSLEVPQSEIDAAFAQMDETFIKVLSEAKENITQFHSRQVRSSFIINETDGVVTGQKIIPIEKVGLYVPGGTAAYPSSVLMNAIPAKIAGVKEIVMVTPPTGGSVNPAILAAAKIAGVDRVFKIGGAQAVAALAYGTESVPKVDKIVGPGNAYVAEAKRQVFGRVAIDMIAGPSEILVVADEKSNPKYVAADLLSQAEHDKNASAVLICTSQELAVAVQQEIEMQLSSLPREEIARASIESNGKIIVTSSIADAISVANEIAPEHLELCMDNPFDYLDKIKNAGSIFMGRFCPEALGDYFAGPNHTLPTSGTARFSSPLSVDDFVKKSQYTYYTDEAFSKIADKVAYFAEKEGLSAHARSATVRKSKR; encoded by the coding sequence ATGATACAGATTTTAAATTATGATAAAATTCGCTGTGACAAAATTACCCGCGACGAAATTTTTGCGCAGGCAGAAGAACAGACGAACGTGGCAGATGTGGTTTCGGAAATTATCAAAACCGTAAGGGAAGAGGGCGACAGCGCACTTTTTGCCTACTGCGAAAAGTTCGACAAAGCCGTTTTAGACAGCCTTGAGGTGCCGCAAAGCGAGATAGATGCAGCCTTTGCGCAAATGGACGAAACCTTTATCAAGGTGCTTTCCGAAGCGAAGGAAAACATCACACAGTTCCACTCCCGCCAGGTGCGCAGCAGCTTTATTATCAACGAAACAGACGGCGTGGTAACGGGCCAGAAGATTATTCCAATCGAAAAGGTCGGGCTTTATGTGCCCGGCGGCACGGCGGCCTATCCCTCGTCGGTGCTGATGAACGCAATTCCGGCAAAAATCGCCGGAGTAAAAGAAATTGTTATGGTCACGCCGCCCACCGGCGGAAGCGTGAATCCCGCCATTTTAGCGGCGGCAAAAATCGCCGGGGTAGACCGCGTTTTTAAAATCGGCGGCGCCCAGGCCGTGGCGGCGCTTGCCTACGGAACGGAGTCTGTTCCGAAGGTGGACAAAATTGTCGGCCCGGGCAACGCCTATGTTGCCGAGGCAAAACGCCAGGTGTTCGGCAGGGTGGCAATTGATATGATTGCCGGTCCCAGCGAAATTTTAGTTGTCGCGGATGAAAAAAGCAATCCAAAATATGTGGCGGCAGACCTTTTATCCCAGGCAGAGCACGACAAAAACGCCAGCGCCGTGCTGATTTGCACGAGTCAAGAATTGGCTGTTGCTGTGCAGCAGGAAATTGAAATGCAGCTGTCTTCGCTCCCAAGGGAAGAAATCGCCCGGGCGTCTATTGAAAGCAATGGGAAAATTATTGTGACAAGCTCCATTGCAGATGCAATTTCCGTAGCCAACGAAATTGCTCCGGAGCACCTGGAGCTGTGCATGGATAATCCCTTTGATTATTTAGATAAAATTAAAAATGCAGGCTCTATTTTTATGGGCCGGTTCTGCCCCGAAGCGCTGGGGGACTATTTTGCAGGCCCCAACCACACCCTGCCCACCAGCGGCACGGCACGGTTTTCAAGCCCGCTTTCGGTGGACGATTTTGTGAAAAAATCTCAATATACCTATTATACGGATGAAGCGTTTTCAAAAATTGCCGACAAGGTGGCATATTTTGCAGAAAAAGAGGGGCTTTCGGCTCATGCAAGAAGCGCAACCGTGAGAAAAAGCAAGCGTTAA
- the hisG gene encoding ATP phosphoribosyltransferase, giving the protein MKTVNIALPKGRLGEKVLNMLDQAGFSCPETKENDRRLIFESEQAGIRYFWVKPSDVAIYVERGAADIGIAGKDILLEYKPDVYELLDLNIGVCRMAVAAKKGFRDHTDRTLRVATKFPNIAREFYEKKGRDIDIIKLNGSIELAPILDLSDVIVDIVETGTTLKENDLEPTETVVPVSARLVCNKASFKFKNSQIKKVMNALKVQCEETR; this is encoded by the coding sequence TTGAAAACGGTTAACATCGCCCTGCCCAAAGGCAGACTGGGGGAAAAGGTTTTAAACATGTTAGACCAGGCAGGCTTTTCGTGCCCCGAAACAAAGGAAAACGACCGGCGCCTGATTTTTGAAAGCGAACAGGCCGGCATTCGATATTTTTGGGTGAAGCCCTCCGACGTGGCTATTTATGTTGAGCGCGGTGCGGCGGATATCGGCATAGCGGGAAAAGACATTTTGCTGGAATATAAACCCGATGTGTATGAACTTCTGGATTTGAACATCGGCGTGTGCCGCATGGCTGTGGCGGCGAAAAAGGGTTTTCGCGACCACACAGACAGAACCCTTCGCGTGGCAACAAAATTTCCCAACATTGCAAGGGAATTTTATGAGAAAAAGGGACGCGACATTGACATTATCAAACTCAACGGCTCCATTGAACTGGCGCCGATTTTAGACCTTTCCGATGTAATTGTGGACATTGTTGAAACGGGAACGACGTTAAAAGAAAACGATTTAGAACCCACAGAAACGGTGGTGCCGGTTTCCGCAAGGCTGGTTTGCAACAAGGCGAGCTTTAAGTTTAAAAACAGTCAGATAAAAAAGGTTATGAACGCGTTAAAGGTTCAGTGTGAGGAAACGAGGTAA
- a CDS encoding ATP phosphoribosyltransferase regulatory subunit — translation MKQTANSAKSGPAALQGLKELYREFGYTQFKMSKFEEYDTYVQIKDFLISDKVITFTDTNGKLLAMKPDVTVSIIKNSDDAQTFVQKVYYNENVYRVSGGAHAFKEIMQAGLECIGSIDTYNICEVIMLAVKSLEFISPNFVLDISHMGFVSGFLSAAGFTAEETAAALNAVSEKNVPELVNVCEKKGLSKKLTEKITGLVSVYGPVKDVIKKLDQLCINDEMKAAADILSAICDALTECGLDDNVQLDFSVVNDMNYYNGIVFRGYIEGIPAGVLSGGQYDKLMHKMGKYADAIGFAVYLDQLERLVGGEDGFDADVLLTYDDTCTPASVLKKAREITKAGETVLVQKNAPDKIRCRKKIVLKKGGTQVENG, via the coding sequence ATGAAGCAGACAGCAAATAGTGCAAAAAGCGGCCCGGCAGCCTTGCAGGGGCTAAAAGAGCTTTACCGCGAATTTGGCTATACCCAGTTTAAAATGAGCAAGTTTGAAGAGTATGACACCTATGTGCAGATTAAAGACTTTTTAATCAGCGACAAAGTCATCACGTTTACCGATACCAACGGAAAACTGCTGGCAATGAAGCCGGACGTTACGGTGTCTATCATAAAAAATTCAGACGACGCACAAACCTTTGTGCAAAAGGTTTATTATAACGAAAACGTGTACCGCGTATCCGGCGGCGCCCACGCGTTTAAAGAAATTATGCAGGCGGGACTGGAGTGCATTGGCAGTATTGATACCTATAATATTTGCGAGGTCATTATGCTTGCGGTGAAAAGCCTGGAATTTATCAGCCCGAACTTTGTGCTGGACATTTCCCACATGGGGTTTGTATCGGGCTTTTTGTCTGCGGCGGGCTTTACCGCGGAAGAAACAGCGGCAGCTTTAAACGCGGTGAGCGAAAAGAACGTGCCGGAGCTTGTCAATGTCTGCGAGAAAAAGGGCCTCTCAAAAAAACTGACAGAAAAAATTACCGGACTTGTTTCAGTTTATGGGCCGGTGAAAGACGTGATAAAAAAACTGGACCAGCTTTGCATCAATGACGAAATGAAAGCGGCAGCGGATATACTTTCTGCCATTTGCGACGCACTGACGGAATGTGGGCTGGACGATAACGTGCAGCTGGATTTTTCCGTGGTGAACGACATGAACTACTATAACGGCATTGTGTTCCGCGGATATATAGAAGGAATTCCGGCAGGGGTTTTAAGCGGCGGACAATATGACAAGCTGATGCACAAAATGGGAAAATATGCCGATGCCATTGGATTTGCCGTGTATTTAGACCAATTAGAACGCCTGGTGGGAGGCGAAGACGGGTTCGATGCAGACGTTCTGTTAACGTATGACGATACCTGCACCCCTGCGTCGGTGCTGAAAAAAGCCCGGGAAATTACGAAAGCAGGCGAAACCGTTTTGGTGCAGAAAAACGCACCTGACAAAATCCGGTGCAGGAAGAAAATCGTATTAAAAAAAGGGGGCACTCAGGTTGAAAACGGTTAA
- a CDS encoding YerC/YecD family TrpR-related protein, producing the protein MEKFQTKLTDNLFHAVLSLKSVEECYKFFEDVCTIKEIQEIAQRLEVARLLKEGRAYNDVAKETGASTATISRVNKCISYGSGGYTIVLERLSNEADSK; encoded by the coding sequence ATGGAAAAGTTTCAGACAAAACTGACGGATAATTTGTTTCACGCAGTGTTAAGCCTTAAATCTGTGGAGGAATGTTATAAATTTTTTGAAGATGTCTGTACGATTAAAGAAATTCAGGAAATTGCCCAGCGGCTGGAGGTCGCGCGGCTTTTAAAAGAGGGAAGGGCCTATAACGACGTGGCGAAGGAAACAGGAGCCAGCACGGCTACCATCAGCCGCGTGAACAAGTGCATTTCCTACGGCAGCGGCGGATATACAATTGTATTGGAGAGATTAAGCAATGAAGCAGACAGCAAATAG
- a CDS encoding MBL fold metallo-hydrolase: MTNRQITDSIFYAGVNDKTLDLFESQYVVPNGVTYNSYVILDDKCAIMDTADKRASTEWKQNITEILGDRKPDYLVVLHLEPDHSANIQNICEHYPDMKLILSAKAKAMLPQFFDEDLTDRCIAVSEGDELSLGRHTLKFIMAPMVHWPEVMVAYEASEKILFSADAFGKFGTLDTQEDWTCEARRYYFNIVGKYGAQVQTLLKKAKTLEIETICPLHGPVLTEDLEYYIGKYDLWSRYEPEDDGVFIACASIHGNTMNACRKLSEILTEKGAKKVVVTDLARDDMAEAVEDAFRYDKIVFAAASYDAGVFPCMEEFLHHLKAKNFQNRKAAIVENGSWAPSAGKVMRTMLEGMKNISICDNAVTMKTTMKENTVNEMEQLAEELLAK; this comes from the coding sequence GTGACAAACAGACAAATAACCGATTCTATTTTTTATGCAGGAGTAAACGACAAAACTCTTGATTTGTTTGAAAGCCAATATGTCGTGCCAAACGGCGTGACATATAATTCATACGTGATATTAGACGACAAGTGCGCCATTATGGACACGGCGGATAAGCGTGCGTCAACGGAATGGAAACAAAACATAACAGAAATACTCGGTGACAGGAAGCCGGATTACTTAGTGGTTCTGCACTTAGAGCCGGACCATTCTGCAAACATTCAAAACATATGCGAGCATTACCCGGACATGAAGCTCATACTCAGCGCAAAGGCCAAGGCCATGCTGCCGCAGTTTTTTGATGAGGATTTAACAGACCGTTGCATTGCTGTAAGCGAGGGAGACGAGCTCTCCTTAGGCCGCCACACCTTAAAATTTATTATGGCTCCAATGGTGCACTGGCCTGAGGTCATGGTTGCCTATGAAGCAAGCGAGAAGATACTTTTCTCAGCCGACGCATTCGGCAAATTCGGCACGCTGGACACCCAGGAAGACTGGACGTGCGAAGCCCGGCGGTATTATTTTAATATTGTGGGGAAATATGGCGCTCAGGTTCAAACATTGCTAAAAAAGGCAAAAACACTGGAAATTGAAACAATTTGTCCCCTTCACGGCCCTGTTTTAACGGAGGACTTAGAATATTACATCGGAAAATATGACCTGTGGAGCCGTTACGAACCGGAGGACGACGGCGTTTTCATTGCCTGCGCGTCGATTCACGGAAACACCATGAACGCCTGCAGAAAGCTTTCCGAAATTTTAACGGAAAAAGGCGCAAAAAAGGTTGTGGTAACAGATTTAGCCCGGGACGACATGGCCGAGGCCGTTGAAGATGCATTCCGCTACGACAAAATTGTGTTTGCGGCAGCAAGCTACGACGCCGGCGTGTTTCCCTGCATGGAGGAGTTTCTTCACCACTTGAAGGCAAAAAACTTTCAAAACAGAAAAGCCGCCATTGTGGAAAACGGCTCATGGGCGCCGTCGGCAGGCAAAGTAATGCGCACCATGCTGGAGGGCATGAAAAACATTTCAATTTGCGATAACGCGGTGACAATGAAAACTACCATGAAAGAAAACACCGTAAACGAAATGGAACAACTGGCAGAGGAGCTGCTGGCAAAATAA
- a CDS encoding flavin reductase — MDNSAFFKIGYGLYVLTAAENGKDNGCIVNTVIQATNTPNRLALAVNKQNYTCEMISHTKQFNISVLCEGTDFNMFKRFGFQSGKDTNKFEGFNDVKRSENGVYYVTKTTNAYFSGNVTNEIDMGTHLLFTADVLEAEVLSERETVTYTYYQDHIKPKPEEKKAAKGWRCKICGYVYEGEELPEDFVCPICKHPASDFERI; from the coding sequence ATGGACAACAGCGCATTTTTTAAAATCGGATATGGCCTGTATGTGCTCACAGCGGCAGAAAACGGCAAGGACAACGGCTGCATTGTGAACACCGTCATTCAGGCGACGAACACGCCGAACCGGCTGGCGCTTGCTGTAAACAAGCAAAACTACACCTGTGAAATGATTTCACATACAAAGCAATTCAACATTTCAGTGCTCTGTGAGGGAACAGACTTTAACATGTTCAAACGGTTTGGGTTTCAAAGTGGGAAAGACACGAATAAATTTGAGGGCTTCAACGACGTGAAACGAAGTGAAAACGGCGTTTATTATGTCACGAAGACCACCAATGCATATTTCAGCGGAAACGTTACCAACGAGATTGACATGGGAACACATCTGCTTTTCACTGCAGATGTTTTAGAGGCTGAAGTGCTTTCAGAAAGGGAAACGGTAACCTATACCTATTACCAAGACCACATCAAGCCAAAACCGGAAGAGAAAAAGGCGGCAAAGGGCTGGCGGTGTAAAATCTGCGGCTATGTCTATGAGGGCGAGGAACTGCCCGAAGACTTTGTTTGCCCCATTTGCAAGCACCCTGCATCAGATTTTGAAAGAATTTAA
- the rd gene encoding rubredoxin: protein MEKFVCDVCGYVYDPEAGDPDNGIAPGTSFENLPEDWVCPLCGVGKDQFSKAE, encoded by the coding sequence ATGGAAAAATTTGTATGCGACGTATGCGGTTATGTCTACGACCCGGAGGCTGGCGACCCGGACAACGGAATTGCGCCGGGAACATCATTTGAAAACTTGCCGGAGGATTGGGTTTGTCCTCTTTGCGGCGTAGGCAAAGACCAGTTTTCAAAAGCGGAGTAA
- the hydF gene encoding [FeFe] hydrogenase H-cluster maturation GTPase HydF has protein sequence MGLNNTPSGERIHIGFFGRRNAGKSSVVNAVTGQELSVVSDTLGTTTDPVYKSMELLPMGPVMIIDTPGFDDSGDLGALRVKKTKQVLNKCDAAVLVIDGTIGRSSCDSQLLAIFKEKNIPYVIAYNKQDLAKKQDLAENEVSVSAETGQGIFELKETIARLIKTDADTKRIVGDLISPGDTVVLVTPIDAAAPKGRLILPQQQTLRDILDADAAAAVVKETQLKETLENLKTPPSLVITDSQAFGFVSKIVPQNIPLTSFSILMARYKGYLKGAVHGVAIIESLKDGDTVLIAEGCTHHRQCDDIGTVKIPGWLKSYTGKELTIKTVSGTEFPEDLSGTSLIIHCGGCMLNEREVRFRMKCAEDAGIPMTNYGVVIAYMKGILPRSLEILPDIAKVLTK, from the coding sequence GTGGGACTGAATAACACCCCCTCCGGCGAGCGGATTCACATTGGCTTTTTCGGCCGCAGGAACGCAGGCAAATCCAGCGTGGTGAATGCAGTGACGGGGCAGGAGCTTTCCGTGGTTTCAGACACCTTGGGCACCACAACAGACCCAGTTTATAAATCCATGGAGCTGCTTCCCATGGGGCCGGTGATGATAATTGATACCCCGGGGTTTGACGACAGCGGCGATTTAGGCGCCCTGCGTGTGAAAAAGACAAAGCAGGTGCTGAACAAGTGCGACGCGGCGGTGCTGGTAATTGACGGCACAATAGGACGATCCAGCTGCGACAGCCAGTTGCTCGCCATTTTTAAAGAAAAAAATATTCCTTATGTGATTGCATATAATAAACAAGATCTTGCAAAAAAACAAGACCTTGCGGAGAATGAAGTAAGCGTAAGCGCAGAAACAGGCCAGGGGATTTTTGAGCTGAAAGAAACAATTGCCCGGCTGATTAAAACAGATGCAGACACAAAACGGATTGTGGGCGACCTGATTTCCCCGGGGGACACTGTGGTTTTAGTGACACCAATCGACGCTGCCGCCCCCAAGGGCAGACTGATTTTGCCCCAGCAGCAAACCCTTCGCGACATTTTAGACGCAGACGCTGCAGCGGCAGTGGTCAAGGAAACACAGCTAAAAGAAACGCTGGAAAATTTAAAAACACCGCCGTCTTTAGTGATTACTGACAGCCAGGCCTTTGGTTTTGTGTCAAAAATTGTGCCGCAGAATATTCCTCTTACATCTTTTTCGATTTTAATGGCAAGATATAAAGGATACCTAAAAGGTGCGGTACACGGCGTGGCAATCATAGAAAGCTTAAAGGACGGCGACACAGTTTTAATTGCAGAGGGCTGCACCCACCACCGCCAGTGCGACGACATTGGCACGGTGAAAATCCCGGGGTGGCTGAAGTCCTACACAGGCAAAGAACTTACGATAAAAACCGTTTCGGGAACAGAATTTCCGGAGGATTTATCCGGGACATCCCTCATCATTCATTGCGGCGGATGCATGCTCAATGAACGGGAGGTGCGCTTTCGCATGAAGTGCGCAGAAGACGCCGGCATCCCCATGACCAACTACGGCGTGGTGATTGCCTACATGAAAGGGATTTTGCCCCGCAGCTTAGAAATTTTGCCGGACATTGCAAAGGTTTTAACCAAATAA
- the hydG gene encoding [FeFe] hydrogenase H-cluster radical SAM maturase HydG, whose amino-acid sequence MYNPKSLKAEEFIDHNEVEDTLNYAEQNKNNVKLIDEIIEKAKRRKGLSHREASVLMACDLPEKIAECYDLAEQIKKDFYGNRIVMFAPLYLSNYCVNGCVYCPYHMKNKHIARKKLTQEEIVREVTALQDMGHKRLAIEAGEHPEINPIEYILESINTIYSIKHKNGAIRRVNVNIAATTVENYRKLKDAGIGTYILFQETYHKESYLKLHPTGPKHDYAYHTEAMGRAMEGGIDDVGLGVLFGLELYKYEFAALLMHAEHLEAVHGVGPHTISVPRIKRADDIDPDMFDNGIDDETFAKICALIRISVPYTGMIISTRESKAVREKVIRLGVSQISGASKTSVGGYSQPEPEEENSAQFDVSDQRTLDEVVKWLMELGYIPSFCTACYREGRTGDRFMSLCKSGQIANCCHPNALMTLKEFLMDYASTETRKIGEALIAAEVNNIPKEKVREICRDHLEKIEHGIRDFRF is encoded by the coding sequence ATGTATAACCCAAAATCGTTAAAGGCGGAGGAGTTCATCGACCACAACGAGGTAGAGGACACTTTAAACTACGCCGAACAAAACAAAAACAATGTGAAACTGATTGATGAAATTATTGAAAAAGCAAAGCGGCGCAAGGGCCTTTCCCACCGGGAGGCGTCTGTGCTCATGGCCTGTGACCTTCCGGAAAAGATTGCGGAGTGCTACGACTTGGCAGAGCAGATTAAAAAAGATTTTTATGGGAACCGAATTGTAATGTTTGCGCCCCTTTACCTATCCAACTACTGTGTGAATGGGTGCGTATACTGTCCCTATCACATGAAAAACAAACACATTGCCCGCAAAAAGCTGACACAGGAGGAAATCGTCCGCGAGGTGACGGCCCTGCAGGACATGGGGCACAAGCGCCTGGCGATTGAAGCGGGGGAACACCCGGAAATCAACCCAATCGAGTATATTTTAGAAAGCATCAACACCATTTATTCCATCAAGCATAAAAACGGCGCAATCCGGCGGGTAAACGTGAATATCGCAGCCACCACCGTGGAAAACTACAGAAAGCTAAAAGACGCGGGAATTGGAACGTATATTTTGTTTCAGGAAACCTACCACAAGGAAAGCTACTTGAAGCTTCACCCCACAGGCCCCAAGCACGACTATGCCTACCACACCGAGGCAATGGGCAGGGCCATGGAAGGCGGCATTGACGATGTTGGCCTGGGCGTTTTGTTTGGCTTAGAACTTTATAAATATGAATTTGCAGCGCTTTTGATGCATGCAGAGCATTTAGAGGCAGTTCACGGCGTTGGACCTCATACCATCAGCGTTCCCAGGATAAAACGGGCGGACGACATCGACCCGGACATGTTCGACAACGGCATTGACGACGAAACGTTTGCAAAAATTTGTGCCCTGATCCGCATTTCTGTTCCCTACACGGGCATGATAATCTCCACCAGGGAGAGCAAGGCCGTGCGCGAAAAGGTGATTCGCCTGGGCGTTTCCCAAATCAGCGGCGCTTCCAAAACCTCTGTGGGCGGATACAGCCAGCCGGAACCGGAGGAGGAAAACTCCGCCCAGTTCGACGTAAGCGACCAAAGAACGTTAGACGAGGTTGTGAAATGGCTGATGGAGCTGGGCTATATTCCGTCGTTCTGCACAGCCTGCTACCGCGAGGGCAGAACGGGAGACCGGTTTATGAGCCTTTGTAAATCCGGCCAGATCGCAAACTGCTGCCACCCCAACGCGCTGATGACGCTGAAAGAATTTTTAATGGACTATGCATCAACCGAAACCCGAAAAATTGGCGAAGCGCTGATAGCGGCTGAGGTAAACAATATACCGAAAGAAAAGGTGCGGGAAATTTGCCGCGACCATTTAGAAAAAATTGAACACGGCATCCGTGATTTCAGGTTTTAG
- a CDS encoding TM1266 family iron-only hydrogenase system putative regulator: METRVAVIGIVVENENSVQELNTVLHTYGIYIIGRMGIPYRERGVNIISIAIDAPEEVICALSGKIGKLPGVSAKTAYSNLK; this comes from the coding sequence ATGGAAACGAGAGTGGCGGTCATCGGAATTGTAGTGGAAAATGAAAACTCCGTGCAGGAACTAAACACTGTGCTGCACACCTATGGAATATATATTATCGGAAGAATGGGCATTCCTTACAGGGAGCGGGGCGTAAATATTATCAGCATTGCGATCGACGCGCCGGAGGAGGTTATTTGTGCGTTATCGGGTAAAATCGGAAAGCTTCCCGGCGTCAGTGCAAAAACCGCATATTCCAATTTAAAGTAA
- a CDS encoding TIGR00266 family protein — MEYEIWGGNLPAVTMKLSRGESVCTQSGGMCWMTDQIDMMTNAKGGVLKGLGRLLTGDSLFIATYTARTDGQEITFSATIPGEIKMFEIGNGYEIVAQKGAFLCSEPDVEITTDFTVGIKGGLFGGEGFLLQRYKGNGKVFCELDGSIREIDLAPGQTYKVDTGNVAAFEGTVTYSVEFVKGFKNLLFGGEGLALTTLTGPGKIWLQTMAIDELASRIIPFVPQKSN; from the coding sequence ATGGAATATGAAATCTGGGGCGGCAATCTGCCCGCTGTAACCATGAAGCTTTCCCGCGGGGAAAGCGTTTGCACCCAGTCTGGAGGCATGTGCTGGATGACGGACCAAATTGACATGATGACCAACGCCAAAGGCGGTGTGTTAAAGGGTTTAGGTCGCCTGCTAACGGGGGATTCGCTGTTTATTGCCACCTACACCGCGAGAACCGACGGACAAGAGATTACGTTTTCCGCCACCATTCCGGGAGAAATTAAAATGTTTGAAATCGGCAACGGGTATGAAATTGTGGCGCAGAAAGGTGCGTTCCTTTGCTCAGAGCCAGACGTTGAAATAACCACCGACTTTACTGTTGGGATTAAGGGCGGCCTTTTTGGCGGAGAGGGATTTTTGCTTCAGCGGTATAAGGGCAACGGCAAGGTGTTTTGCGAGCTGGACGGCTCCATCCGCGAAATTGACTTGGCCCCCGGCCAAACCTATAAGGTGGATACGGGCAACGTTGCGGCCTTTGAAGGCACGGTTACCTATTCGGTAGAATTTGTAAAAGGGTTTAAAAACCTGCTGTTCGGCGGCGAGGGCCTGGCGCTCACCACGCTTACCGGTCCTGGTAAAATTTGGCTGCAGACCATGGCCATTGACGAGCTTGCATCGCGGATTATTCCCTTTGTGCCACAAAAATCAAACTGA